In Sandaracinaceae bacterium, the following proteins share a genomic window:
- a CDS encoding ankyrin repeat domain-containing protein, with translation MKFESEYATKLPESVTNALRRTNGGPFLPGAVLRVPDGSVSGSLYMLPIEQFGATTKSLVGLVSGTSVWARDGSGNAIVFVDEDHFFWDHNTDEMIPLGIGEDGFVSSMEVRKVQQDPRRQSLEDALTSGRHLIELVQDGTAGDIDKAVSFAIYHGYSDHVREVVERGIALSLERALHHASRAGEVGLIEYLVGAGADIDGRLRANTPLMSAASANQLESARLLVRLGANLSIVSSQGDTAARIARVTGNTKLAEFLEGAGGA, from the coding sequence TGGTGGACCGTTCCTACCCGGCGCAGTGCTTCGGGTTCCCGACGGAAGTGTCTCTGGGTCCCTCTATATGCTGCCGATTGAGCAATTTGGCGCTACAACCAAGTCGCTCGTAGGGCTCGTGAGTGGCACATCCGTGTGGGCCCGTGACGGAAGCGGTAACGCGATCGTTTTTGTTGACGAGGACCATTTCTTCTGGGACCACAATACCGACGAGATGATCCCGCTGGGCATTGGGGAAGACGGCTTTGTGTCGTCGATGGAAGTGCGGAAGGTACAACAAGATCCGCGGCGTCAGTCTCTGGAGGACGCACTCACGAGCGGTCGTCATCTCATCGAACTCGTTCAAGATGGCACCGCTGGCGATATCGACAAGGCGGTGAGTTTCGCAATCTACCACGGCTACAGCGATCATGTACGTGAGGTGGTGGAGCGCGGCATTGCGCTATCACTGGAGCGCGCACTGCATCACGCATCACGTGCCGGTGAAGTTGGTCTGATCGAGTACCTCGTTGGTGCAGGGGCAGACATTGATGGACGACTTCGAGCGAATACGCCCCTCATGTCGGCTGCTAGCGCCAACCAGCTCGAGAGTGCGCGACTGCTGGTGAGGTTGGGAGCCAACCTTTCGATCGTGTCGAGCCAAGGAGATACCGCAGCGAGGATTGCTCGCGTCACTGGCAACACGAAGTTGGCCGAATTCCTCGAAGGTGCCGGCGGCGCGTAA